One Candidatus Woesearchaeota archaeon genomic window carries:
- a CDS encoding translation initiation factor IF-2 subunit beta: MNYEDMLGKAREVLPEKVNTTSRFEVPKVKGRIEGNKTVISNFFQIADTIGRKPQHLLKYVLKELATPGNLKNQTVVFGSKIPATKINEKISSYVDEFVFCKECNGPDTKMVKEGDIYYIKCQACGARHSFYSKI, encoded by the coding sequence ATGAATTATGAAGATATGTTGGGGAAAGCAAGAGAAGTTCTTCCTGAAAAAGTTAATACCACATCTAGATTCGAAGTTCCAAAAGTAAAAGGAAGAATAGAAGGAAATAAAACAGTAATAAGTAATTTTTTTCAAATAGCAGACACGATAGGAAGAAAACCCCAACACTTACTAAAATATGTTTTAAAAGAATTAGCAACACCAGGAAATTTAAAAAATCAAACAGTTGTTTTCGGATCTAAAATACCAGCTACTAAAATAAATGAGAAAATAAGTAGTTATGTTGATGAATTTGTTTTCTGTAAAGAATGTAATGGTCCTGATACTAAAATGGTAAAAGAAGGAGATATATATTACATAAAGTGTCAAGCTTGTGGAGCTCGTCATAGTTTTTATTCTAAAATATGA